Proteins encoded within one genomic window of Longimicrobium sp.:
- a CDS encoding aminopeptidase P N-terminal domain-containing protein translates to MTDPAAAARPGLSADTYLRRRERFLAAIGDGVAVLPAGPELLKSRDTEILYRQSSDFHYLTGFPEPGGVAVLTPHDPEHRLTLFVRPRDPEREVWNGARAGVEGARERFGADAAYPIEELDDHLKKLLEPADAVWFALTGTAGDLEMRVLRLVAGFRGTRPRAGKGPMDVRDPGSVLDAMRLVKEPEEIALIRTAAELAARGHLAVMRAGRPGVGEWELQALLDHTYRSAGAECGTAFPAIVGSGANATTLHYHANSRRIEEGDLVLVDSGAEVGMYCSDITRTFPASGRFSAPQRRVYDIVRASVDAAIEAIRPGALFSGVHDAARRVLVQGMVDLGLLTGEVDALIESEAFKRFFMHQTSHWLGMDVHDVGMYRDRAGESVALQPGMVLTVEPGLYIPADADDIPAELRGIGIRLEDDVLVTAEGNEILTRGVPLDADEVERICLGE, encoded by the coding sequence ATGACCGACCCGGCTGCCGCTGCCCGGCCCGGCCTTTCCGCCGACACGTATCTCCGACGCCGCGAGCGGTTCCTGGCCGCCATCGGCGACGGGGTGGCGGTGCTGCCCGCCGGCCCCGAACTGCTGAAGTCGCGCGACACCGAGATCCTCTACCGCCAAAGCAGCGACTTCCACTACCTGACCGGGTTTCCGGAGCCCGGGGGCGTTGCCGTCCTCACGCCGCACGACCCCGAGCACCGGCTGACGCTGTTCGTTCGCCCGCGCGACCCCGAGCGCGAGGTGTGGAACGGCGCCCGCGCCGGCGTGGAGGGCGCGCGCGAACGCTTCGGCGCCGACGCCGCGTATCCCATCGAGGAGCTGGACGACCACCTGAAGAAGCTGCTGGAGCCCGCCGACGCCGTGTGGTTCGCGCTCACCGGCACGGCAGGCGACCTGGAGATGCGGGTGCTGCGGCTGGTCGCCGGCTTCCGCGGCACGCGTCCGCGCGCTGGCAAGGGCCCGATGGACGTCCGCGACCCTGGGTCGGTGCTCGACGCCATGCGCCTGGTGAAGGAGCCCGAAGAGATCGCGCTGATCCGCACGGCGGCGGAGTTGGCCGCGCGCGGGCACCTGGCCGTCATGCGGGCGGGGCGCCCCGGCGTGGGCGAATGGGAGTTGCAGGCCCTGCTGGACCACACGTACCGGAGTGCCGGGGCGGAGTGTGGGACGGCCTTTCCCGCCATCGTCGGCTCGGGCGCGAACGCGACCACGCTGCACTACCACGCCAACTCGCGCCGCATCGAGGAAGGCGACCTGGTGCTGGTGGATTCGGGCGCGGAGGTGGGGATGTACTGCTCCGACATCACCCGCACCTTCCCCGCGTCGGGCCGTTTTTCCGCCCCGCAGCGCCGGGTGTACGACATCGTCCGCGCTTCGGTGGATGCGGCGATCGAGGCCATCCGCCCCGGCGCCCTGTTCAGCGGCGTTCACGATGCCGCGCGGCGCGTGCTGGTGCAGGGGATGGTGGACCTGGGGCTGCTGACGGGTGAGGTGGACGCGCTAATCGAGTCGGAGGCGTTCAAGCGGTTCTTCATGCACCAGACGTCGCACTGGCTCGGGATGGACGTGCACGACGTGGGCATGTACCGCGACCGCGCCGGCGAGTCCGTCGCCCTTCAACCCGGGATGGTGCTGACGGTGGAGCCCGGCCTCTACATCCCCGCCGACGCCGACGACATCCCGGCCGAGCTGCGCGGCATCGGCATTCGCCTGGAAGACGACGTGCTCGTGACGGCGGAGGGCAACGAGATCCTCACCCGCGGCGTGCCCCTCGACGCCGACGAGGTGGAGCGCATCTGTCTGGGCGAGTGA
- a CDS encoding pitrilysin family protein, whose amino-acid sequence MTKAHLLAAAALAAGTLAAGCAPAVQPAAQPLDRAAMPTAAADPTYDFPNVQRRTLSNGLRVWLVERPGAPLVTVQLIADAGAVADPATTPGIASLTAAMLNEGTATRTAEQIADELGFLAATMNAGAGLEAASATLSVLARNFDPALDVFADVVANASFPESAWPRVQAQRLAALLQQQDQPAVLATNQFQRIVYGQGHPMGRPVSGTPSSVRAATPEALRAFHRRYYRPDNAHLIVVGPLAAESVLPKLERAFGRWERGGPGAWTPPSDPAPLQATRIYLVDKPGAAQSEIRIGHVGVPRVHRDYFPLLVMNTILGGQFSSRINLNLREAKGYSYGAGSGFQMGRMAGPFVASGGVETRVTRESVVEFMRELEDIRGSRPVTQEELDLARVSIIRREPLTMETNGQIAGRIQDMILYDLPEDYFDSYNRRVAAVTAEDVNRVAREYLQPGRFAIVVVGDRSVVEAPLRQLPYPVEVVAAESQAPAAPSGGR is encoded by the coding sequence GCGGCCGCGCTGGCCGCGGGAACCCTGGCGGCCGGGTGCGCACCCGCCGTGCAGCCCGCCGCGCAGCCGCTGGACCGGGCCGCCATGCCCACGGCGGCGGCCGATCCCACGTACGACTTTCCCAACGTGCAGCGCCGCACGCTTTCCAACGGGCTGCGCGTGTGGCTCGTGGAGCGCCCGGGGGCTCCGCTGGTGACGGTGCAGCTGATCGCCGACGCCGGCGCCGTCGCCGACCCGGCCACCACGCCCGGCATCGCTTCGCTGACCGCGGCGATGCTCAACGAGGGCACCGCCACCCGCACGGCCGAGCAGATCGCCGACGAACTCGGCTTTCTGGCCGCGACGATGAACGCCGGGGCCGGGCTGGAAGCGGCGTCGGCGACCCTGTCGGTGCTGGCGCGCAACTTCGACCCGGCGCTGGACGTGTTCGCGGACGTGGTGGCCAACGCCTCGTTCCCCGAGAGCGCCTGGCCCCGCGTGCAGGCGCAGCGCCTGGCCGCGCTCCTTCAGCAGCAGGACCAGCCGGCGGTGCTGGCCACCAACCAGTTCCAGCGCATCGTCTACGGGCAGGGGCATCCCATGGGGCGCCCGGTCAGCGGCACGCCGTCCTCGGTGCGCGCCGCCACCCCGGAGGCGCTGCGTGCGTTCCACCGCCGCTACTACCGCCCCGACAACGCGCACCTGATCGTGGTGGGCCCGCTGGCGGCGGAGAGCGTGCTGCCCAAGCTGGAGCGTGCGTTCGGCCGCTGGGAGCGGGGCGGCCCCGGGGCGTGGACTCCGCCGTCGGACCCGGCGCCGCTGCAGGCCACGCGCATCTACCTGGTCGACAAGCCGGGCGCCGCGCAGTCGGAAATCCGCATCGGCCACGTGGGCGTTCCCCGGGTGCACCGCGACTACTTTCCGCTCCTGGTGATGAACACCATCCTGGGCGGGCAGTTCTCCAGCCGCATCAACCTGAACCTGCGCGAGGCCAAGGGCTACTCGTACGGCGCGGGCAGCGGATTCCAGATGGGCCGCATGGCCGGGCCGTTCGTGGCGAGCGGCGGCGTGGAAACGCGCGTGACCCGCGAGTCGGTGGTGGAGTTCATGCGCGAGCTGGAGGACATCCGCGGCTCGCGGCCCGTCACGCAGGAGGAGCTGGACCTGGCGCGCGTTTCCATCATCCGGCGCGAGCCGCTGACCATGGAGACCAACGGCCAGATCGCCGGCCGCATCCAGGACATGATCCTGTACGACCTGCCGGAAGACTACTTCGACAGCTACAACCGGCGCGTCGCCGCGGTCACGGCCGAGGACGTGAACCGCGTCGCCCGCGAGTACCTGCAGCCGGGGCGCTTCGCCATCGTGGTCGTGGGCGACCGTTCGGTGGTGGAAGCACCGCTCCGCCAGCTGCCGTACCCGGTGGAGGTGGTCGCCGCGGAAAGCCAGGCGCCGGCCGCTCCGAGCGGCGGGCGCTGA
- a CDS encoding TMEM175 family protein, protein MIRSRLMAVQQTRSHGFRPRGREVSRLEGLSDAVFGFAITLLVVSLEVPRTATQLFEVMRGFGSFAACFALLFLVWWNQYRFFRRYGLNDGVTMVLNAALLFVIVFFVYPLKFVFTIVLGMFTGSAPWQAVSAGGDPVLTHDQWPMLMVVFSGGYVAVFLIFALLHLHAYRMRESLELDPLEQFDTLTTVRESMVNVGIGVFSILLAVFGGGMGPFLGGIVYWLVGPAMWLNGTLAGRARKRLQASLAGG, encoded by the coding sequence ATGATCCGATCCCGCCTGATGGCCGTGCAACAGACTCGATCTCACGGATTTCGCCCGCGGGGCAGGGAAGTGTCGCGGCTGGAGGGGCTGAGCGACGCGGTGTTCGGCTTTGCCATCACGCTGCTGGTGGTGTCGCTGGAGGTGCCGCGCACGGCCACGCAGCTGTTCGAAGTGATGCGTGGGTTCGGCTCGTTCGCCGCGTGCTTCGCGCTGCTGTTCCTGGTGTGGTGGAACCAGTACCGCTTCTTTCGCCGCTACGGCCTGAACGACGGCGTGACGATGGTGCTGAACGCCGCGCTGCTGTTCGTCATCGTCTTCTTCGTGTATCCGCTGAAGTTCGTCTTCACCATCGTCCTCGGGATGTTCACCGGCTCCGCGCCGTGGCAGGCGGTGTCGGCGGGCGGCGATCCCGTGCTGACGCACGACCAGTGGCCCATGCTGATGGTGGTGTTCAGCGGCGGATACGTGGCGGTGTTCCTGATCTTCGCCCTGCTTCACCTTCACGCGTACCGCATGCGCGAGTCGCTGGAGCTGGACCCGCTGGAGCAGTTCGATACCCTCACCACGGTGCGCGAGAGCATGGTGAACGTGGGGATCGGCGTTTTCTCCATTCTGCTGGCGGTCTTTGGCGGCGGGATGGGGCCGTTCCTCGGCGGGATCGTTTACTGGCTGGTGGGCCCCGCGATGTGGCTCAACGGCACGCTGGCCGGCCGAGCGCGCAAGCGGCTGCAGGCGTCGCTCGCCGGGGGCTGA